The following proteins come from a genomic window of Dysidea avara chromosome 12, odDysAvar1.4, whole genome shotgun sequence:
- the LOC136240947 gene encoding uncharacterized protein, protein MANIEKASISGGHLSDGTRYGAAKVSRFATSRYGTIGAAFLDSALTQDLKNLVPGKRVLDIGCGAGNWCVTAAQYGAKSVDGFDIQSEMVELAKQATSHLDMVHIQVGDAADMPFDDDSFDVAISLFVTCNLPPNGFAKHFQELHRVLVPGGKALLLIPTDWSHSRLYTTIEADPSIVKSEMVQILSTVPKYPTTSQVTEAFRNIDDILVTCFAVDDKGEIFNVTNTSQLFRGQPIWRKTEVMMFPNFFYSDQSTIDQFVTNGFHIDRVENHFTEEKRIIYNKSNPAIPLSNDYVKHPTALVYHVSKPL, encoded by the coding sequence ATGGCTAATATTGAGAAAGCATCTATTTCTGGAGGACATCTTTCTGATGGAACAAGATATGGAGCTGCCAAAGTTAGCAGGTTTGCTACCAGCAGATATGGTACAATTGGAGCTGCTTTTCTTGATTCTGCCCTCACTCAAGATCTAAAGAACTTGGTGCCTGGTAAAAGAGTTCTTGATATTGGATGTGGAGCTGGAAACTGGTGTGTTACTGCTGCTCAATATGGTGCAAAATCAGTAGATGGTTTTGATATACAATCAGAGATGGTGGAACTGGCTAAACAAGCTACTTCACACTTGGACATGGTCCACATACAAGTTGGAGATGCTGCAGATATGCCTTTTGATGATGATAGTTTTGATGTAGCTATTAGCCTCTTTGTTACCTGCAATCTACCACCTAATGGATTTGCTAAACACTTTCAAGAGCTTCATCGAGTACTGGTACCTGGAGGAAAGGCTCTCCTACTTATACCTACTGATTGGTCTCACAGTAGATTGTACACAACAATTGAAGCTGATCCAAGCATTGTCAAGAGTGAGATGGTACAGATTCTGTCAACAGTTCCTAAGTATCCTACCACTTCACAAGTCACTGAAGCATTCAGGAATATTGATGATATTCTTGTTACTTGTTTTGCAGTTGATGACAAGGGAGAGATATTTAATGTCACAAACACCAGTCAACTCTTTCGTGGCCAGCCAATATGGAGGAAAACTGAAGTGATGATGTTTCCTAACTTCTTCTACAGTGACCAGTCAACTATTGACCAGTTTGTCACTAATGGATTCCACATTGATAGAGTAGAAAATCACTTCACTGAAGAAAAAAGGATTATTTATAACAAGTCAAATCCTGCCATTCCATTGAGTAATGATTATGTCAAGCATCCAACAGCCTTGGTTTATCATGTGTCAAAGCctttgtga